In Naumovozyma castellii chromosome 1, complete genome, one DNA window encodes the following:
- the SEC59 gene encoding dolichol kinase (ancestral locus Anc_2.560), with translation MLLSFLLRKCNDRDANTLPQFEIVYLLFLPFMTSFLFKKELTIFNSILALNALDIPLYEKIPMQALFIGFSAESDAELWEYGYGMLLNFSICQTLMKIGQLKSLDVIDCNLFSIVLTNVLYMIDPELPSLSFQILRGSLIAFFVTVAINYIISSLLTKMKKNPHIKSLSLFSIFVIVFPILMDQLIQLESIDERPSMWLLQYVLGSSARKSILLVWLSFLLILIPNVLIFKSNFSLNTSRKIWHFLILLLITMPFQMDPLFVKIALSGTIVLFLSVEYLRFLQLEPFGAYIDSKLRSFADFRDDKGPIIISYIYLIIGISTPLLINDSPVGLISLGVGDSLASIIGGKWGRYHWPGTRKTIEGTLSFIIGTSIVAYILKYYMEYFADITFSNLLWVCTISGILEGNSELNDNILIPTYMMILEKLLSN, from the coding sequence ATGTTGCTTTCTTTCCTCCTCAGAAAATGTAACGACAGGGATGCTAATACGCTACCgcaatttgaaattgtctACCTACTTTTCCTACCATTTATGACTTCTTTCCTATTTAAGAAGGAATTGACGATCTTTAATTCCATATTAGCACTTAATGCGTTAGACATTCCATTATATGAAAAAATACCCATGCAAgcattatttattggattTTCAGCAGAGTCTGATGCAGAGCTTTGGGAATATGGTTATGGTATGCTTCTCAACTTTAGCATTTGTCAaactttaatgaaaattggTCAGCTGAAAAGTCTAGATGTAATTGATTGCAATTTATTCAGTATCGTATTGACCAATGTGTTGTACATGATTGATCCTGAACTTCCCTCCTTATCCTTTCAAATATTGCGAGGCTCCCTAATTGCGTTTTTTGTCACGGTGGCtataaattatattatttccTCTCTCTTAAccaagatgaaaaaaaacCCACATATTAAGTCCCTGTCCTTATTTTCGATCTTTGTTATCGTTTTCCCGATTTTGATGGATCAACTAATTCAACTTGAGTCAATCGATGAAAGACCCTCAATGTGGTTACTCCAATATGTTCTTGGTTCATCAGCCAGGAAATCGATCCTTCTTGTATGGCTTTCCTTTTTGTTAATACTAATTCCAAATGTGTTAATTTTTAAATcgaatttttcattaaacaCATCAAGAAAGATTTGGCATTTTCTGATTTTATTGTTAATCACCATGCCGTTCCAAATGGATCCACTTTTTGTTAAGATAGCACTTTCTGGTACAATTGTATTATTTCTATCTGTAGAATATTTGAGGTTTTTACAATTAGAGCCCTTTGGTGCCTATATTGATTCCAAATTAAGATCCTTTGCCGACTTCCGCGATGATAAAGGTCCTATTATTATCTCgtatatttatttaatcATTGGTATTTCCACACCTCTTTTGATAAATGATTCACCTGTTGGGTTAATCAGTTTAGGTGTGGGTGATTCGCTAGCATCGATAATTGGTGGTAAATGGGGGCGCTATCACTGGCCAGGTACAAGAAAGACAATAGAAGGTACATTATCATTCATTATCGGAACATCGATAGTTGCCtacattttgaaatattatatgGAATATTTTGCCGATATTACATTCTCCAACCTATTATGGGTATGTACCATTTCTGGTATATTAGAGGGTAATAGTGAGTTGAACGATAATATTCTAATTCCAACTTATATGATGATCTTAGAAAAACTATTAAGCAATTAA
- the APM2 gene encoding Apm2p (ancestral locus Anc_2.555), translated as MSSSIFILDETLEPIICKNIRALPNLPSLVTKFQELYRSNGVSPLPILNDIDWQFLHIKRDSLVFLSVVENNSRCNLLGVFTYLEEFYKLLKDYLHVGILNRNLLIDNFLVVIELIDESLDFGVVQFTDSSLIKDYVRVKVNLPELNPDVASIPDEESASDDDEDIKRKHKHKHKSKHKKKSKATKLLEKENLQEALRKNKAKVVDSIKENILNEERWRFGGTDEEINDDEDINDRYMNSYIAKTTIMPISWRTKGIHYGKNEFFLDVIEKVEYFMDFKSGVIRKNLIHGEIICRSYLSGMPKLKISINKILKQDVQFLSNVKFHQCVSLDSIRARSNPPAVEEDGKKKNEEADTLGNKGEIEFIPPDGEFLLCKYELKRHVKDQPMIKLRNFEIIPKLHKFKIKIHVIIETHFKTTNSTSKLNLRIPITNLFQSYRIDLSKQPKFKCEQGTVLFNLSDKFLLWEVGTMNGGHGENTLSMMAEFALFNEEEYKKMEEERKTSMNPPPLREGPKLEELYKKIHEEGDSDEVSTRKKNESLLTMDFEVPYCTCSGLKIEYLKIEEDQLQYQSFPWVRYKTISDDEYAFAV; from the coding sequence ATGTCATCATCCATATTTATCCTAGATGAAACCTTAGAGCCCATAATCTGCAAGAATATCAGAGCCCTACCGAATCTTCCCTCCCTAGTGAcaaaattccaagaattaTATAGAAGTAATGGGGTCAGTCCGTTGCCCATTCTTAACGATATCGATTGGCAATTCTTGCATATTAAGAGGGATTCATTGGTCTTTTTGTCAGTTGTGGAGAACAATTCTCGATGTAATTTGTTGGGAGTGTTTAcatatttggaagaattcTATAAGCTTCTGAAGGATTATCTTCATGTGGGTATATTGAAtagaaatttattgatagATAATTTCTTGGTGGTTATCGAGTTGATCGATGAAAGTTTAGATTTTGGTGTGGTACAATTCACTGATTCGAGTTTGATTAAGGATTACGTTCGTGTTAAAGTCAATTTACCTGAATTGAACCCGGATGTCGCTTCCATACCTGATGAGGAAAGTGCctcagatgatgatgaagacaTTAAAAGGAAACATAAGCATAAGCATAAGAGTAAACACAAAAAGAAGAGTAAAGCGAcgaaattattagaaaaggaaaatctGCAAGAAGCACTTAGGAAGAATAAGGCAAAGGTCGTTGATAGtattaaagaaaacatCTTAAATGAGGAACGATGGAGGTTTGGTGGTACTGATGAGGAGatcaatgatgatgaagatattaatgaCAGATACATGAATAGTTACATTGCTAAGACGACGATAATGCCAATTTCATGGAGAACTAAAGGTATTCATTACGGTAAGAACGAGTTTTTCCTTGATGTCATTGAGAAAGTGGAATATTTTATGGATTTTAAGAGTGGAGTGAtaaggaagaatttaattcatGGAGAAATTATTTGTCGATCGTATCTTTCTGGAATGCccaaattaaagatttccATTAATAAGATTCTGAAACAGGATGTACAATTCCTGTCGAACGTCAAATTCCATCAATGTGTATCTTTAGATTCCATTCGTGCTAGAAGTAATCCACCTgctgttgaagaagatggaaagaaaaagaacGAAGAGGCTGATACCTTGGGGAACAAgggagaaattgaattcatACCACCGGATGGAGAATTTTTACTTTGCAAATATGAACTGAAAAGACATGTTAAAGATCAGCCAATGATTAAAttgagaaattttgaaatcatCCCCAAATTGCATAAATTCAAGATTAAGATTCATGTTATCATTGAGACACATTTCAAGACTACCAACTCGACATCCAAATTGAATCTTCGAATCCCCATTACGAATTTATTCCAAAGTTATCGAATAGATTTAAGCAAACAACCTAAATTTAAATGTGAGCAGGGGACGGTCCTATTTAATCTGAGTGATAAATTCTTATTGTGGGAAGTTGGAACGATGAATGGTGGACACGGAGAGAACACATTATCAATGATGGCGGAATTCGCACTATTTAACGAGGAAGAATATaagaaaatggaagaagaGAGGAAGACCTCCATGAATCCACCACCGTTACGTGAGGGTCCCAAATTGGAGGAGTTATACAAGAAGATACATGAAGAGGGTGATTCTGATGAGGTGTCAACCAGAAAGAAGAACGAGTCGTTACTCACCATGGATTTCGAAGTTCCGTACTGCACCTGTAGCGGGCTAAAGATCGAATACTTGAAGATTGAAGAGGACCAGTTGCAATACCAATCATTCCCCTGGGTACGATACAAGACAATTAGTGACGACGAGTATGCCTTTGCCGTATGA
- the CLU1 gene encoding translation initiation factor 3 subunit CLU1 (ancestral locus Anc_2.559) produces the protein MSAPATTAVEGQEGTNEHIKISIKLPTLAHSHHHHAKKSNNKKNELLFQFNKDAKVETIINVLAFTEQTKYLTNIQLRWNDKILNEEDTIFDVINGKVSDMVHLSIEVKPYTARDSLKHLLTVRDFIGFASETSDGLSEFAVSTGSKFTELPLGEIRVPTAEEEEQKDEAAEDKEVKKNVFKVSDEEKDNFAKVVHEIFESSKKTTINQVLTADSNVVTPCVRSLTLSAYNPVPVFYKSQGHLFYLQVVTLEGETFHVTATQSGFYINKSTSTKFDPSERLSEEHNNESKIFYSLYDLLASHSKKFVSHVETFEKKLAGMESVSYVKPVSTFLHKPWLVTPPTNPPDFFRLQLDSQNVSVETNFNDQFQAIRDLPTNSLMERIEFERLQTKIIHEFSVEAIKGAMSIFNDNLPPLNPESPTNEQIFLSGHIFYSFVTSIKDNGINEDAARAISNHDLKTINLLNRVNLNDVRYVLTTIVDFAGRRLLAQTPVPGLLDSMGTQVEKDPETGEETLKDLNNDVMVKYGLDEEEGKILFDADFDAALGKEFAKIFHLKKHQVSNGKDGENVDIWFSSKSRGIVGFDKRKYILDLANTYPLDINFVKENYDNVADTKRYPHRQTLMRPELVEKWWNAQVEKNKDLTMDAAYDGNMFSYNPDAFVVDGVEDPTVEEISTYLTKEVLPGVVADYIQNNVNIPYNGEHLVDTLHKNGINLRYLGKFIELVQTELSKQVAQHTEKLKTVAEGNIEYENWEKEYLVKIEKLIAERQAKINKLIQEGKEVPKELTEDLKLNDDEIRKPTDEQPIVVAKDELTTLINIAELEIITRSLKHVLRSYSKDLPVLMVPSLIAFVLNLLFGEKYNDSPVAEEIDNFHPIKSFSFHKLTRTTLLEAISKESYLRFRYELPTDWISKYSESPFIAIRSLSYKIGIQLVNKQYFFTTESFETFKQSQDKKIRNKLVAPLNTFSVKDLTIIPRVKTSEFSSLVGQDFWTQGTLTIQEAPKDALTLFAQAITVMEEVSSILHPSVAEKYLSVSTVYNQLGLTSEAVAFCRKACKIYERVCGVDSFEMLRALTNLAMLETSNKSPYNAAVVYKRLIETLQSFNLSTLHHPSMTSIYSNIEQLSLGVENIKLSMAVLKHLCDLIVSFEGKESLAYAFTESRLGNLYVTVKDFRSALQHIAVTEPIFSKELGTNHVTTAQSRQWINGLTNVVNDMQKQLNQTQAAVNAKSNAPAKKHKNKKDEPNAELADKSVDELLNFIEGDQKSSGSSKGKKGKKGGKHGKK, from the coding sequence ATGTCTGCCCCTGCAACTACAGCGGTCGAAGGCCAAGAAGGAACAAATGAGCATATCAAGATTTCCATTAAATTGCCCACCTTGGCACATTCTCACCATCATCATGCAAAGAAATCAAAcaataagaagaatgaactacttttccaattcaataaGGATGCTAAAGTGGAAACCATCATTAACGTTCTCGCTTTCACTGAGCAaactaaatatttgacaaatattcaattgagaTGGAATGATAAGATCttgaatgaagaagataccATTTTCGATGTCATTAACGGTAAAGTATCCGATATGGTTCATTTAAGCATTGAAGTGAAACCTTATACCGCTAGAGACTCATTGAAGCATTTATTGACTGTTCGTGATTTTATCGGATTTGCATCCGAGACTTCTGATGGTTTATCTGAATTTGCTGTATCTACAGGCTCTAAATTCACTGAACTACCATTGGGTGAAATTAGAGTACCCActgctgaagaagaagaacaaaaggaTGAGGCTGCAGAAGATAAAGAAGTAAAGAAGAATGTCTTTAAGGTgtctgatgaagaaaaggataaCTTCGCCAAGGTTGTCCatgaaatctttgaatcaTCCAAGAAGACTACGATTAACCAAGTATTGACTGCAGACTCTAACGTAGTTACTCCATGCGTCCGCTCCTTGACATTATCTGCTTATAACCCAGTTCCTGTATTTTACAAGTCGCAAGGTCATTTATTCTATTTGCAAGTGGTAACTTTAGAAGGTGAAACCTTCCACGTGACAGCCACTCAATCAGGattttatataaataaatcGACATCCACTAAATTTGATCCATCTGAAAGATTGTCTGAAGAACATAACAACGAATCCAAGATCTTCTACAGTTTATACGATTTACTTGCATCccattcaaagaaatttgtcTCTCATGttgaaacatttgaaaagaaattagcCGGTATGGAATCTGTCTCATATGTCAAGCCTGTATCCACCTTTTTACATAAACCATGGTTAGTGACACCACCAACAAATCCACCAGATTTCTTCCGTCTTCAATTAGATTCTCAAAATGTTTCAGTTGAAACTAATTTCAATGATCAATTCCAAGCCATCAGAGACCTACCAACTAATTCTTTGATGGAACgtattgaatttgaaagattgcAAACCAAGATTATTCATGAATTCTCTGTGGAAGCCATTAAAGGTGCTATGTCTATttttaatgataatttaCCTCCATTAAACCCTGAATCACCAACCAATGAACAGATCTTTTTATCAGGCCatatattctattcatTCGTCACTTCAATTAAAGATAATGGTATCAATGAAGATGCAGCAAGAGCCATTTCCAATCATGATTTGAAGACCatcaatttattaaatagGGTCAATCTGAATGATGTAAGATATGTATTGACTACTATTGTTGATTTTGCTGGAAGAAGATTACTGGCACAAACTCCAGTACCTGGTTTATTGGACTCCATGGGAACTCAAGTGGAAAAAGATCCAGAAACTGGTGAAGAAACATTAAAAGATCTAAACAACGACGTTATGGTCAAGTACGGGTtagacgaagaagaagggaaaatattgtttgatGCCGATTTCGATGCTGCCTTGGGTAAAGAATTCGCCAAGATTttccatttgaagaaacatcAAGTTTCCAATGGAAAGGATGGAGAAAACGTCGATATCTGgttttcttccaaatcgAGAGGTATTGTTGGTTTCGATAAGAGAAAGTATATTCTAGATTTGGCTAACACTTACCCATTAGATATTAATTTTGTCAAGGAAAACTATGATAATGTGGCCGATACGAAGCGTTACCCACATAGACAAACCTTAATGCGTCCTGAATTAGTTGAAAAGTGGTGGAACGCGCAAGTTgagaaaaataaagatttgACAATGGATGCCGCATATGATGGAAACATGTTTAGTTATAATCCAGATGCATTCGTCGTGGATGGTGTTGAGGATCCTACAGTTGAAGAAATCTCTACTTATTTGACAAAGGAGGTTCTTCCAGGCGTTGTTGCTgattatattcaaaataacGTCAACATTCCTTATAATGGTGAGCATTTAGTTGATACTTTACATAAGAACGGTATCAATCTTCGTTATTTGGGgaaattcattgaattggTTCAAACTGAATTATCCAAGCAAGTTGCTCAACATACtgagaaattgaagacaGTTGCAGAAGGTAATAttgaatatgaaaattgggaaaaggaatatttagttaaaattgaaaaattaattgcTGAAAGACAAGccaaaattaataaactgattcaagaaggaaaagaagttCCAAAGGAACTAACTGAAgatttgaagttgaatgACGATGAAATCAGAAAGCCAACTGATGAACAACCGATAGTTGTTGctaaagatgaattaaCTACCTTGATTAATATTGCAGAATTAGAAATTATTACCCGTTCTTTGAAGCACGTTTTAAGATCATATAGTAAAGATCTACCTGTTCTTATGGTGCCATCTTTGATCGCCTTcgttttaaatttattgtttgGTGAAAAATACAATGATTCTCCAGTCGCcgaagaaattgataatttccATCcaattaaatctttcagTTTCCACAAGCTAACTCGTACTACGTTATTGGAGGCAATTTCCAAGGAATCTTATCTACGTTTCCGTTATGAATTGCCTACTGATTGGATTTCTAAATATTCTGAATCTCCTTTCATCGCTATTAGATCCTTAAGTTACAAGATTGGTATTCAATTGGTTAATAAGCAATATTTCTTCACTACGGAATCATTCGAAACATTCAAACAATCTCAAGATAAGAAGATTAGAAATAAATTAGTAGCACCTTTGAATACCTTCTCTGTGAAAGACTTAACAATTATTCCTCGTGTTAAGACCTCTGAATTCTCATCATTAGTTGGACAAGATTTCTGGACTCAAGGCACACTTACTATCCAAGAAGCACCAAAAGATGCTTTAACTTTATTTGCACAAGCTATTACTGTAATGGAAGAAGTTAGCAGTATATTACATCCAAGTGTTGCCGAAAAGTACTTATCCGTTTCTACTGTGTACAATCAACTTGGTTTAACATCAGAAGCCGTTGCTTTCTGTCGTAAGGCTTGTAAGATTTATGAAAGAGTCTGCGGTGTTGATTCCTTTGAAATGCTAAGAGCATTAACAAATTTGGCTATGTTAGAAACCTCTAATAAGAGTCCATACAATGCTGCTGTGGTGTATAAGAGACTTATCGAGACTTTGCAATCTTTCAACTTGAGCACCTTACATCACCCAAGTATGACAAGTATTTATTCAAACATTGAACAATTATCCTTAGGTGTTGAGAACATTAAATTAAGCATGGCAGTTCTAAAGCACTTATGTgatttaattgtttcatttgAAGGTAAGGAATCACTAGCATATGCGTTCACTGAGAGTCGTTTGGGTAATTTATATGTCACAGTTAAGGATTTCCGTAGTGCTTTGCAACATATTGCTGTAACTGAGCCTATCTTTAGCAAAGAATTGGGGACTAATCATGTTACCACGGCTCAATCTAGACAATGGATTAATGGTTTGACCAATGTCGTTAATGATATGCAAAAACAACTTAATCAAACTCAAGCAGCAGTGAATGCTAAGAGTAATGCACCTGCCAAGAAGCATAAAAACAAGAAGGATGAACCAAATGCAGAATTAGCCGATAAATCtgttgatgaattgttGAACTTCATTGAAGGTGATCAAAAATCATCCGGTTCTTCCAAGGGTAAGAAAGGGAAGAAAGGTGGAAAACATGGCAAGAAATAA
- the BUD22 gene encoding Bud22p (ancestral locus Anc_2.561) → MPKDNLLFKLDNLEYQQHYLNNTLDSFEPRLNQTRKFYNAKGRKTIKKVEKLLNEIKIEDVERQLNEIKLEIFDKKIHHFENNLTKNLIKLLENENSKLIKNFDKTTLEAIKNQYGIPQFAKLLCLSKSIKLTTGKIVPKSKKIEDTPQWFVKHNYWEIYQDKNNEFNPSRIWNEVIMKIKKSDALVSLIMNDKKVKDIIQSFENGMDVFLGINKGKKLQREKNGLNKASSSNNEVEMQEDDASEDDELTERPALRRETRDEDQEIDEDEILNQYEGMLAASDDEEGEEASGLDKTINYNEVTDEEPSDDEDSESEEPSRKKPKLPELMGGYYSGGESSDDEKEDKIAREQMSNKPQRKNRRGQRARRKIWEKKYGSQAKHVQREVEKEFEERKQRQIAYEERAAKRAAKEEAFQKMVREHELERESKQGQSKWPKVKEPQAEHPSWVAKRVAEEKEKNAKFSGKKVVFD, encoded by the coding sequence ATGCCAAAGGATAATCTATTGtttaaattggataatttaGAGTATCAACAACACTATTTGAATAATACTTTAGATTCGTTTGAACCAAGATTAAACCAAACCAGAAAGTTTTATAACGCTAAAGGTAGGAAAACTATCAAGAAAGTTGAGaagttattaaatgaaattaagatTGAAGATGTGGAGAGACAGttgaatgaaattaaacTGGAAATCTTTGATAAGAAAATTCaccattttgaaaataactTGACCAAAAATCTTATCAAATTATTGGAGaatgaaaattcaaaattgatCAAAAATTTTGACAAAACTACTTTGGAAGCTATTAAGAATCAATATGGAATACCTCAGTTTGCAAAGTTGCTTTGTTTATCTAAGAGTATTAAGTTGACTACTGGGAAAATAGTACCGAAGAGTAAGAAAATAGAGGATACTCCACAATGGTTTGTCAAACATAACTATTGGGAAATATATCAGgataagaataatgaattcaatCCAAGTAGGATATGGAATGAAGTTATAATGAAGATTAAGAAATCAGATGCTCTTGTAagtttaataatgaatgatAAGAAAGTGAAGGATATTATTCaaagttttgaaaatggtaTGGATGTCTTCCTAGGTATAAATAAGGGTAAGAAATTACAAAGGGAGAAGAATGGTTTAAATAaagcatcatcatctaacAATGAAGTAGAAATGCAAGAAGATGATGCTAGCGAGGATGATGAACTTACTGAACGCCCTGCTTTGAGACGTGAAACTCGAGATgaagatcaagaaattgatgaagatgaaatcCTAAATCAATATGAAGGTATGCTGGCGGcatctgatgatgaagaaggagaagaagcTTCTGGACTTGATAAGACTATTAACTATAATGAAGTGACTGATGAGGAACcatctgatgatgaagatagTGAATCTGAAGAACCTTCAAGGAAGAAACCAAAACTTCCTGAGTTGATGGGTGGTTATTACAGTGGTGGTGAATCTAGTGACGACGAAAAAGAGGACAAGATTGCTAGAGAACAGATGTCAAATAAGCcacaaaggaaaaatagACGTGGTCAACGTGCAAGACGTAAGATTtgggaaaagaaatatggtTCTCAAGCTAAGCACGTTCAAAGGGAGGTGGAAAaggaatttgaagaaagaaagcAAAGACAAATTGCATATGAAGAAAGAGCTGCTAAACGTGCTGCCAAGGAAGAAGCTTTCCAAAAGATGGTACGCGAGCATGAACTAGAGCGTGAAAGCAAACAAGGACAAAGTAAATGGCCGAAGGTAAAGGAGCCGCAAGCAGAACATCCATCTTGGGTTGCTAAAAGGGTTGCagaagagaaggaaaagaatgCTAAGTTTTCTGGTAAGAAGGTTGTGTTTGATTAA
- the OPI1 gene encoding transcriptional regulator OPI1 (ancestral locus Anc_2.557), translating to MASDNKHMIGLSEEEVRAAEALDVLRHSHNTGSISSIIKNAAVTEAESTEDEKHEDEEPEEDDEEEEEQEEETLLDRVYKNVATFYDDFSSRKRVASIARLLDDAYEENYTDAENEDEEQEKGGYNDEDGDNDGVDNEWDEYVVSKRRKLSEALLKSKDNFKEYKLNMSIESKKRLITCLHLLKLANKQLSDKVTFLQELVEEEETVKEEDSHAIEKKEHVVRNKKQQHTEHEDDEDEDEDEDEDEFFDANESVNYDEKCTIINMEIVGTIKKVYSLVSKYGGTSLPEPARTQVREALLNLPTNWTISVNNSFFSSSTAPAATEPPKDEPLLTTNGKVLILAKESLNVVRNIMDVVDSSLGKAEEWVKQKQELKEMIREQFLQRQLSKTEEVER from the coding sequence ATGGCTAGTGATAACAAGCATATGATCGGACTCTCGGAGGAAGAAGTTAGAGCTGCAGAGGCATTAGATGTTCTGAGACATTCTCATAACACAGGAAGTatctcttcaataattaaaaatgcTGCAGTAACAGAAGCAGAAAGTACAGAGGATGAGAAAcatgaggatgaagaacctgaagaagatgacgaggaggaggaggaacaagaagaggAAACTCTACTGGATAGAGTATATAAGAATGTGGCTACTTTCTACGACGATTTCAGTAGTAGAAAACGTGTGGCTTCTATTGCAAGATTATTAGATGATGCTTACGAGGAAAATTATACAGACgcagaaaatgaagatgaagaacaagaaaaaggTGGCTAcaacgatgaagatggaGATAATGATGGGGTAGATAACGAATGGGATGAATATGTTGTTTCaaaaagaaggaaactTTCAGAAGCGCTTCTAAAGAGTAAAGACAATTTCAAAGAGTATAAGCTTAACATGTCCATTGAATCCAAAAAAAGACTTATTACATGTCTGCATTTGTTGAAGTTGGCAAATAAACAACTATCGGATAAGGTaacttttcttcaagaattagtagaagaggaagaaactGTCAAGGAGGAAGATTCACATgcaattgaaaagaaagaacaCGTTGTACGAAATAAGAAACAACAGCATACTGAACatgaggatgatgaggatgaagacgaggatgaagatgaagacgaaTTCTTTGATGCCAATGAATCGGTAAACTATGATGAGAAATGTACCATTATCAATATGGAAATTGTCGGTACCATTAAAAAAGTGTACTCGCTAGTCTCTAAATATGGTGGGACATCGTTACCAGAACCTGCTCGAACCCAAGTTAGGGAGGcattattaaatcttcCGACAAATTGGACAATAAGCGTGAATAactcatttttttcttcatcaacagCTCCGGCTGCAACTGAACCACCAAAGGATGAACCTCTGTTGACAACTAATGGTAAAGTATTAATTTTAGCAAAGGAATCATTAAATGTGGTACGAAACATAATGGACGTGGTCGACTCATCATTAGGAAAGGCTGAAGAATGGGTTAAGCAGAAGCAAGAGCTTAAAGAGATGATTAGAGAACAATTCTTACAACGACAATTATCTAAAactgaagaagttgaaagGTAA